In Pseudomonas abieticivorans, the genomic window TGCAGTTCACCATTGGCGAACATTTCAGCCACGATGTCGCTACCGCCAACCAACTCGCCGCCTACCCACAGCTGTGGGAAAGTCGGCCAGTTGGCGTACTTTGGCAGGTTGGCACGAATTTCCGGGTTCTGCAGGATGTCTACGTAGGCGAATTTCTCGCCGCACTGCATCACAGCCTGAGAGGCTTTGGACGAGAAGCCGCACTGCGGGGCATTCGGCGAGCCTTTCATGTAAAGCAGGATTGTGTTGTTGGCAATCTGCTCTTTGATCGTTTCAATGATATCCATGGAACACCTCGGCTTAGCTTTACGACTCTAGGTCGACACGATGGCGCATTGTAACGGAAACCCGAGCGTGGCGCTCGGCCTTGCCGATCAGCTTCATCTTTGGGCCATCGCCACCTGCACCGGCACGCCGTTGAGCGCTGCATTGCCAGACACCGCATCCATCACCCGCTCATCGGTCAGGTCGTTGGCGCTGGCACCCGGCTGCTGGCGGGCAATTTCCATTTGCACGCCCGCCCGTGCGTGGCCCCAACCGTGCGGCAGGCTGACCACGCCCGGCATCATGTCGCAACTTTGCGCCACTTCAACCTCAATACTGCCAACCCGTGAACTGACCCGTACCCGCTGGCCATCCGCAAGGCCACGACTGAGCAAATCATCCGGGTGCATCAGCAGTTGATGGCGCGGCTTGCCTTTGACCAGCCGGTGATAGTTGTGCATCCAGGAATTGTTACTGCGCACGTGGCGCCTGCCGATCAACAACAATTCGCCGCTCACCGGCAAGGCCTGACCGGCGAAGCGCTGCAGGTCATCGAGTATCGCCTGGGGCGCCGCCTGAATGCGCCCATTGGCGGTTTTCAGGCGCTCGGCCAGGTTGGGCCGCAGGGCGCCCAAGTCGATGCCGTGGGGGAAGTCCGCCAGGGTCTGGATTGACAGCTTGTGCTCGGAGGCGTCGCCATACGGGCCGTGGCGCAAACCCAGGTCGATCATGCTTGCCGGCGGCATCGTGGCTTTCAGCTCCTTGCCAGCCTTGACCGCGAATGCCTGGGCCAAGCCGACGAAGATCTCCCAGTCATGCAGCGCACCGGCAGGCTTGGGCAGGATCGCCCGGTTGAAGCGGCTGACGTTGCGCACCGCAAACAAGTTGAACGTGGTGTCGTAATGATCGTTTTCCAGGGCCGAGGTCGACGGCAGGATCAGGTCGGCGTAACGGGTGGTTTCGTTGATGTACAGGTCGATGCTGACCATGAACTCCAGGCCATCCAGGCCCTGCTCCAGCTGCCGGCCGTTGGGCGTGGACAACACCGGATTGCCCGCCACGGTAATCAACGCCCGCACCTGCCCTTCGCCTTCGGTAAGCATTTCTTCGGCCAACGCCGACACGGGCAACTCGCCGCCGTATTCCGGCAAACCGGACACGCGGCTCTGCCACACGTTGAAATGCCCGCCGCCGGTGGTCGCCACCAGGTCCACGGCCGGCGAAGTGCACAGCGCACCGCCCACCCGGTCCAGGTTGCCGGTGACCAGGTTGATCAACTGCACCAGCCAATGGCAGAGCGTACCGAATGCCTGGGTAGACACCCCCATTCGGCCATAGCAGACGGCCTTGTCGGCGGCGGCAAAATCCCGAGCCAATTGGCGGATCAATGCCGGCTCGATGCCGCACTGCTGGCTCATGGCCTGGGCAGTAAAGGCCTTGATCGATTCACGCACGCGGTCCAGCCCATCCACCGGCAGGTGGCTGGCACGGGTCAGGCCCTCATCGAACAGCGTGTTGAGCACACCAAACAACAAGGCCGCATCACCACCCGGGCGCACGAACAGGTGTTGATCAGCCATGGCCGCCGTCTCACTGCGGCGCGGGTCTACCACCACGACTTTGCCGCCTCGCGCCTGGATCGCCTTCAGGCGCTTCTCGACGTCGGGCACGGTCATGATGCTGCCGTTGGACGCCAAGGGGTTGGCGCCCAATATCAGCATGAAGTCGGTGTGATCGATGTCCGGAATCGGCAACAGCAGGCCATGGCCGTACATCAGGTAGCTGCTCAAGTGATGGGGCAGTTGATCGACCGAGGTCGCCGAGTAGCGGTTGCGGGTTTTCAGCAGGCCCAGGAAGTAATTGCTGTGGGTCATCAACCCATAGTTGTGCACGCTGGGGTTGCCCTGGTAAATCGCCACGGCATTTTGCCCATGGCGCTGCTGGATGTCCCAAAGCCTGGCGGCGACCAGTTCGAACGCCTGGCCCCACTCGATTGGCTGCCACTGGTTGCCACTGCGCAGCATCGGTTGGTGCAGGCGGTCCGGGTCATTCTGGATATCCTGCAGGGCTACCGCCTTGGGGCAGATGTGCCCGCGGCTGAAGGTGTCCAGCGGGTCGCCCTTGATCGAGGTGATCTGCGGCGCCAGGCCCTCGGTGACCGTGGTTTCGATGTTCAACCCGCAGATGGCTTCGCAGAGGTGGCAGGCACGGTGATGGAGGGTCTTGGTCATGGCCAGCCTCATAATTGTTGTCCAGGTGCCCTTGAGGGCCCGAAGACAGCACTATGGTACTAACACAGGCAGCGCGCCATAAAGGTTCGCCCCATGAATCGGCCAGCATCAGGCCAGGCAATGGCCCTTGGGCAGGTTCAATTGAGCGGCATGGCCGGTGGCAGGGCCTGCAACTGGATCTCCGACACGGTTTCGATCTCTTCCTGGGCCACATGCACGCCCGTCAGCTCGCCGATTACCCGCCAGTGCTGGTCCAACTCGCCACTGATGGTAGCCATGCGATCGATCATGCGCTTGCCGGCTGCGCGCGTGACCTCATCGTCGCTGCGCAACAGCTCGAACGACATGGACGTCATCGATGCCGTGAGGTGCGTCAGAGTGCGGGCGGTCAAGCCGAGCAACTCCATCAGTTGCTGTTCTTTCGATTCCATTCCACTTTCTCCGTGTGTCGCCTTGGACACTTATATAGCTCAAGTCGGCATTCTACGAAGGGGCAACCGCACGCTGCAAGCTTCGCGCTGAGGACTTGCAGCTTGAAGCCTGAAGCTGCTCCAATCTATTACAATTCAATACCCTGATTGGCAAGACGCGACATTTAATTATAGGATGGCGTCTTCCCCTAATTTCGTCGCCCCGTGCGGCTTTCGCCGCAGGTCTCCCTCGTTTTTCCGAAAAACCTGGCATCGAGCATCTGCGGTCTGTTGCAAAAAGGTAGTCAATGATGAGCGCAAGGCACTTTCTCTCCCTGATGGATTGCACGCCCGAAGAGCTGGTCAGCGTGATCCGTCGAGGCATCGAGCTCAAGGACCTGCGTAACCGCGGCGTGCTTTTCGAACCTTTGAAGAACCGTGTACTGGGCATGATTTTCGAGAAGTCCTCGACCCGTACCCGCCTGTCCTTCGAAGCCGGCATGATTCAACTGGGTGGCCAGGCGATCTTCCTGTCGCCGCGTGACACCCAACTGGGCCGTGGCGAACCGATCGGTGATTGCGCCATCGTGATGTCACGCATGCTCGATGCCGTGATGATCCGTACCTTTGCCCACAGCACATTGACCGAATTCGCCGCCAACTCGCGGGTACCGGTGATCAACGGCCTGTCCGACGACCTGCACCCCTGCCAGTTGCTGGCCGACATGCAGACCTTCCTGGAGCACCGCGGCGCCATTGCCGGCAAGACCGTGGCGTGGATCGGCGACGGCAACAACATGTGCAACAGTTACATCGAGGCGGCCATCCAATTCGACTTCCAATTGCGCGTGGCCTGCCCGGAAGGCTTCGAACCCAACCCGGCGTTCCTGGCCCAGGCCGGCGATCGCGTGCAGGTGTTCCGTGATCCAAAAGAAGCCGTGCGCGGCGCTCACCTGGTGAGCACCGACGTGTGGACGTCCATGGGCCAGGAAGAAGAAACCGCGCGCCGCCTGAAACTGTTCGCGCCCTACCAGGTAACCCGCGCGCTGCTCGACACCGGCGCCCCTGACGTGCTGTTCATGCACTGCCTGCCGGCCCACCGCGGCGAGGAAATCAGCCTGGACTTGCTGGATGACCCGCGCTCGGTTGCGTGGGACCAGGCCGAAAACCGCCTGCATGCGCAAAAAGCGCTGCTGGAGTTCCTGGTGGCCCCGGCGTACCAGCCGGCATGAGTTCATCCATTTTGCTGAACCTGCACAACCTGGCCTGCGGCTACCAGGACCAGCGCGTGGTGCAGAACCTCAACCTGCATCTCAATGCCGGTGACATAGGCTGCCTGTTGGGCTCCTCCGGTTGTGGCAAAACCACTACCCTGCGCGCCATCGCCGGTTTCGAGCCGGTGCATGAAGGCGAGGTCAAGCTGGGCGGCGAGGTGATTTCGCGCCCAGGCTTCACCCTGGCCCCCGAGAAGCGTCGGATCGGCATGGTGTTCCAGGACTACGCGCTGTTTCCGCACCTGACCGTGGCCGACAACATCGCCTTTGGCATCCGCAAGCACCCGCAGCAGGCCCGCGTGGTCGAAGAGATGCTAGAACTGGTCAAGCTGGGCGGCCTGGGCAAGCGCTTCCCCCACGAACTGTCGGGCGGCCAGCAACAACGCGTGGCCCTGGCTCGGGCCTTGGCCCCGGAACCGCAATTGCTGCTGCTCGACGAGCCGTTTTCCAATCTGGACGTGGAGTTGCGCAGGCGATTGAGCTTTGAAGTGCGCGAGATCCTAAAGAGCCGCGGCACCAGCGCAATCCTGGTCACCCACGACCAGGAGGAAGCCTTTGCCGTCAGCGACCAGGTAGGGGTATTCAAGGAAGGCCGGCTGGAGCAATGGGACACCCCTTTCAACCTTTATCACGAACCACAGACGCCCTTCGTCGCCAGCTTTATCGGCCAGGGCTACTTTATCCGCGGCCAGATGAACAGCCATGATTCGGTGCACACCGAGCTGGGTGAGCTACGCGGCAATCGTGCCTACGCCTGGAACACCGGCAGCGCGGTGGACGTGCTGCTGCGCCCGGATGACATCGTGCACGATGCCAACAGCCCGCTGAAGGCACGCATTGCCGGCAAGAGTTTCCAGGGTGCCGCCACCTTGTACCGCCTGCAACTGAACACCGGCAGCCAGCTGGAAGCCGTGTTCCCCAGCCACCTGGACTACCGCCAGGGTGATGAAGTGGGCATCCGCGTCGCGGCTGAACACCTGGTACTGTTCGCCGCAACCTGAACCCTGCAGGAGCGGCAGCGCGCCGCTCCTGCCCTTCACCCCAACGTCAGGCGCCCGCTGGCCACCAGGGTCGCGAAACCACCGATCTTCACACGATCCCCCTCCAGCCGGCAAAACAACTCCCCTCCCCGTGCCGAGCACTGATAAGCGCTCAAGCTGAGCTTGTTCAGGCGCTGCGACCAATACGGGATCAGGCTGCAATGCGTGGAGCCAGTAACCGGGTCTTCAGGGATACCGATCGCTGGCGCAAAGTAACGCGAGACAAAGTCATGATGGTCGCCGCGCGCCGTCACGATGGCGCCCAGCCAAGGCAACTTGGCCAGCGCCGCCATGTCTGGCGCGCACTCGCGCACCGCCTGCTCCGACGCCAACACCACGAACAATTCGTTACTGCCCAGCACATCGACCACCTCGCAGCCCAGGGCACGTTCCACGTCCAGGGTCACGCCGACTTCAGTGGGCACCAAGGTCGGGAAATCCAGCAACAGGCGGCCGTCTTCACGGCTGACGCTCAAAGGGCCCGACTTGCTGGTGAACTCGATGGCCTCACCGGTTTCGCCATACACCTCGTACAATACGAAGGCGCTGGCCAGGGTGGCGTGGCCACACAAGGGCACTTCAGTGGTGGGGGTAAACCAGCGGATATGCCACGCCAGGCCCTCGCGTACCAAAAAAGCGGTTTCCGCCAGATTGTGTTCGGCGGCAATCTGCTGCATCAGACCATCGGCGAGCCAGGCATCCAACCGATAAACCATCGCGGGGTTGCCGCTGAAGGGGCGCTGGCTGAAGGCGTCGACCTGATAGAAATCCAACTGCATGGCATACCTCTCTTAATGGGAGCCGTTTTATGCTCGGCCGATATCGGCGAATTGCGCGCCGGTATGCTCTGCCAATACCGTGGCCGACAACTCCACTTCCAGCCCACGGCGGCCGGCGCTGACAA contains:
- the grxD gene encoding Grx4 family monothiol glutaredoxin — encoded protein: MDIIETIKEQIANNTILLYMKGSPNAPQCGFSSKASQAVMQCGEKFAYVDILQNPEIRANLPKYANWPTFPQLWVGGELVGGSDIVAEMFANGELQALIKAAAEKAKAGENV
- a CDS encoding molybdopterin oxidoreductase family protein, producing MTKTLHHRACHLCEAICGLNIETTVTEGLAPQITSIKGDPLDTFSRGHICPKAVALQDIQNDPDRLHQPMLRSGNQWQPIEWGQAFELVAARLWDIQQRHGQNAVAIYQGNPSVHNYGLMTHSNYFLGLLKTRNRYSATSVDQLPHHLSSYLMYGHGLLLPIPDIDHTDFMLILGANPLASNGSIMTVPDVEKRLKAIQARGGKVVVVDPRRSETAAMADQHLFVRPGGDAALLFGVLNTLFDEGLTRASHLPVDGLDRVRESIKAFTAQAMSQQCGIEPALIRQLARDFAAADKAVCYGRMGVSTQAFGTLCHWLVQLINLVTGNLDRVGGALCTSPAVDLVATTGGGHFNVWQSRVSGLPEYGGELPVSALAEEMLTEGEGQVRALITVAGNPVLSTPNGRQLEQGLDGLEFMVSIDLYINETTRYADLILPSTSALENDHYDTTFNLFAVRNVSRFNRAILPKPAGALHDWEIFVGLAQAFAVKAGKELKATMPPASMIDLGLRHGPYGDASEHKLSIQTLADFPHGIDLGALRPNLAERLKTANGRIQAAPQAILDDLQRFAGQALPVSGELLLIGRRHVRSNNSWMHNYHRLVKGKPRHQLLMHPDDLLSRGLADGQRVRVSSRVGSIEVEVAQSCDMMPGVVSLPHGWGHARAGVQMEIARQQPGASANDLTDERVMDAVSGNAALNGVPVQVAMAQR
- the argF gene encoding ornithine carbamoyltransferase, with translation MSARHFLSLMDCTPEELVSVIRRGIELKDLRNRGVLFEPLKNRVLGMIFEKSSTRTRLSFEAGMIQLGGQAIFLSPRDTQLGRGEPIGDCAIVMSRMLDAVMIRTFAHSTLTEFAANSRVPVINGLSDDLHPCQLLADMQTFLEHRGAIAGKTVAWIGDGNNMCNSYIEAAIQFDFQLRVACPEGFEPNPAFLAQAGDRVQVFRDPKEAVRGAHLVSTDVWTSMGQEEETARRLKLFAPYQVTRALLDTGAPDVLFMHCLPAHRGEEISLDLLDDPRSVAWDQAENRLHAQKALLEFLVAPAYQPA
- a CDS encoding ABC transporter ATP-binding protein gives rise to the protein MSSSILLNLHNLACGYQDQRVVQNLNLHLNAGDIGCLLGSSGCGKTTTLRAIAGFEPVHEGEVKLGGEVISRPGFTLAPEKRRIGMVFQDYALFPHLTVADNIAFGIRKHPQQARVVEEMLELVKLGGLGKRFPHELSGGQQQRVALARALAPEPQLLLLDEPFSNLDVELRRRLSFEVREILKSRGTSAILVTHDQEEAFAVSDQVGVFKEGRLEQWDTPFNLYHEPQTPFVASFIGQGYFIRGQMNSHDSVHTELGELRGNRAYAWNTGSAVDVLLRPDDIVHDANSPLKARIAGKSFQGAATLYRLQLNTGSQLEAVFPSHLDYRQGDEVGIRVAAEHLVLFAAT
- a CDS encoding PhzF family phenazine biosynthesis protein; translated protein: MQLDFYQVDAFSQRPFSGNPAMVYRLDAWLADGLMQQIAAEHNLAETAFLVREGLAWHIRWFTPTTEVPLCGHATLASAFVLYEVYGETGEAIEFTSKSGPLSVSREDGRLLLDFPTLVPTEVGVTLDVERALGCEVVDVLGSNELFVVLASEQAVRECAPDMAALAKLPWLGAIVTARGDHHDFVSRYFAPAIGIPEDPVTGSTHCSLIPYWSQRLNKLSLSAYQCSARGGELFCRLEGDRVKIGGFATLVASGRLTLG